GCACAACGCTGCTGCGTGCGACAGATCATTCAAGAACTTCACGCAGGCCGGTAAGAGGGACGTCGCCGACGCCAACGCCGACAAGTACAACGGATACCACCTCTGCGAATGGTGCGGCAGGGAGGTCACCAAACCGGCGCAGTCACAGCGCGGTGTGACTCCCTCTCCCGACGAGTGGAATGTCGACCACAAGATTCCGAAGGCCCAGGGCGGGGCCGGGAGCCCCGACAACGGTCAGTTGCTCTGTCGCCCGTGCAACGGCTGGAAATCAGACGGGTATTAGGGCTTCCGCGCGCGGAACAGCCCCAACTTGATGCGGGTACCAGGAAAGGATCACGCTGGTGGTAAGAGAAGCAACGAAACGCAGACGAGCCGCATGGGCGAGGGCAACCGTCCTCGTGGCGGCGCTGTGCGCGGCCGTGGGGATCATGGCGTCCCCCGCTGTCGCGGCGCCCGAGGGCAGCGAGGCAGCAACCGCACTGATCCAGTTGACATTCACCAACGTCAGCAACGGAAAACTGCTGGACGTCCAGGACGGCAGCTACGACGACAGCGCGCCCATCTCCGTCAACCCGGCGCCGGGGTCCGCCACGACGTGGCGCATCAACACCGGCACCAGCCTCGGCTCGGGGTTCGCCATCGTCAACAACACGACCGGCAAGTGCATGGACCTGACCACCGCCCGCTACCAACTGCGGCAACAGCCCTGTGACGGGCGCGCGTCCGAGCAGTGGTACTTCCAGCCGATCGCCGGATCGGCACAGAAGGCGTTCAGGATCCGCCAGGTCGGCGACAACTCCTGCCTGACCGTCCAGATCCCTCCCAGCACTGACAACTGGGTGTACACCTACCGCTGCGACAACACGCCGTACCAGCAGTGGACGCTGCCCGCCGCGGTCTACCAGACGGCCTGGAACGCCGCCGTGGACTACGCGGCCGGCCGCTGCAACAAGGACACCGCGACCTGCGTGTGGTCCACGACCAGTCAGACACCTCCGTTCACGCTGCCGGAGACGTGCGTCTCTCCGATCTGGTTCAACGACACCTCGACCACGATTCCGTGGGAGTTCACGCTGAACACCAGCACGGGGTGGAGCAACAGCATCGGCGTCAAACTGGGGGGAAGCCTGGCCGCCGAGGGCACCATCGGTGTCGCCAAGCTCACGCTCACCGTCTCCGCCGAGGTCAGCGGCCAGACCACGGTGGACCTCAAGCAGGAAATGGGCAACAAGCTGACCGTGAGTGTGCCCCCGCGCCAGTACGGGTGGGTCACGCTGTCGGAGCTGGCCACCAAGGCCACCGGAACCTGGACGTTCGACGCACAGGGCTTCCCGTGGACCGCCGACGACACCATCACCGTGCCCCTCAAGTACGACGTCAACGGCGGCGCGAGCATCTACAGCGCCCGGACCAGGGCGACGTTCACCAACTGCGCCGGAACGTAGCAGAGGTCTTCCCGCCGGGGCGGCGGCGCCAGCGGCAGCTCGACTGCCTGCCCCGGAGCCTGGGCTCCCGGCACCCGGACACGCTCCGGGCCCGGGAGCGCCTGGCGTTCTGGCTCTGCCGGGAGCGCGTCTGTCGGCGACGCCTTGCCGGGGTGTCGAACGGCTACCTCACCGGCCCCGTCTTCGCGGGCCGGAACGCACAGCGCGTCGGCGGCGCCTGAAGGGCCGTGGCTCATGCGCCGGCGTGCAGATAGGCAGCCCAGAGTGAGGGAGTGGCCGGGTAGCGGTCGCGAAGGTTTCGCACCGTGTCGTGCAGGCTGATGGCGGCGTTGGCGGGGGTGAGTGTGCCCCGCTGGTCACC
This is a stretch of genomic DNA from Streptomyces sp. NBC_00536. It encodes these proteins:
- a CDS encoding ricin-type beta-trefoil lectin domain protein, producing MASPAVAAPEGSEAATALIQLTFTNVSNGKLLDVQDGSYDDSAPISVNPAPGSATTWRINTGTSLGSGFAIVNNTTGKCMDLTTARYQLRQQPCDGRASEQWYFQPIAGSAQKAFRIRQVGDNSCLTVQIPPSTDNWVYTYRCDNTPYQQWTLPAAVYQTAWNAAVDYAAGRCNKDTATCVWSTTSQTPPFTLPETCVSPIWFNDTSTTIPWEFTLNTSTGWSNSIGVKLGGSLAAEGTIGVAKLTLTVSAEVSGQTTVDLKQEMGNKLTVSVPPRQYGWVTLSELATKATGTWTFDAQGFPWTADDTITVPLKYDVNGGASIYSARTRATFTNCAGT